Proteins encoded together in one Desulfosporosinus meridiei DSM 13257 window:
- the ilvC gene encoding ketol-acid reductoisomerase, which yields MAKMYYDVDANLELLKGKVIAVMGYGSQGHAQAQNLKDSGLNVVIGLRPGSARTERAQAAGFEVMTVEEAAKRADVIQILLPDETQSKVYNEEIKQHLTSGKALVFSHGFNIHFGQIVPPSDVDVFMVAPKSPGHLVRRTYTEGAGVPALIAVHQDASGKAKELALAYAKGIGSTKAGVLETTFGEETETDLFGEQAVLCGGASELVKAGFDTLVEAGYQPEIAYFECLHELKLIVDLMYEGGMSWMRYSVSDTAQYGDMTIGKRIINQETRKEMKRVLEEIQDGRFAKAWLLENQANRPTFNAMTRIEANHPIEKVGEQLRGMMSWLKKHE from the coding sequence ATGGCAAAAATGTATTATGATGTAGACGCAAATTTGGAGTTATTAAAAGGCAAGGTTATCGCAGTAATGGGTTATGGTAGTCAAGGACATGCTCAAGCTCAAAACCTCAAAGATTCTGGACTGAATGTAGTTATAGGGCTTCGTCCGGGGAGTGCTCGTACTGAACGTGCACAAGCTGCCGGCTTTGAAGTAATGACAGTAGAAGAGGCTGCAAAGCGGGCAGATGTTATTCAAATTTTGCTTCCGGATGAAACCCAAAGTAAGGTATATAATGAAGAGATTAAGCAACATCTAACCTCCGGAAAAGCTTTAGTCTTTTCTCATGGATTTAATATTCATTTCGGTCAAATCGTTCCTCCAAGTGATGTGGATGTTTTCATGGTGGCTCCGAAAAGCCCAGGCCATTTAGTACGTCGTACTTACACTGAAGGGGCAGGAGTTCCAGCCCTGATTGCTGTTCATCAAGATGCTTCCGGTAAGGCCAAAGAATTGGCCCTAGCGTATGCTAAAGGAATTGGATCAACCAAAGCCGGCGTTTTAGAGACAACTTTTGGAGAGGAAACCGAAACTGACCTCTTCGGAGAACAGGCAGTCCTTTGCGGAGGAGCCTCTGAGCTGGTTAAAGCTGGTTTTGATACCTTGGTCGAGGCTGGTTATCAGCCGGAAATTGCTTACTTTGAGTGTTTGCATGAATTAAAACTTATCGTTGATTTAATGTATGAAGGCGGTATGAGCTGGATGAGATATTCAGTATCTGATACTGCTCAATACGGAGATATGACCATTGGAAAACGCATTATTAATCAAGAAACTCGTAAAGAAATGAAACGCGTTCTTGAAGAAATTCAAGATGGTCGTTTTGCAAAAGCATGGTTACTTGAGAACCAAGCTAATCGTCCAACCTTTAATGCTATGACCCGGATCGAAGCAAATCATCCGATTGAAAAAGTTGGGGAGCAATTAAGAGGAATGATGAGCTGGTTGAAAAAACACGAATAG
- the ilvN gene encoding acetolactate synthase small subunit: MLHTLAVLVENNPGVLIRVAGLFTRRGYNIDSLTVCQTEDPELSRMTIVVNGDDQIIEQVRNQLSKLVVVHSVSDYTGECVVDRELALIRVQVSSETRSAVLQTVDIFRGRVVDMGRTNLTVELTGDIPKIDAFVHAIQPYGLMELVRTGKVAILRSEA; encoded by the coding sequence ATGTTGCATACACTGGCAGTTCTTGTGGAGAACAATCCTGGAGTTTTGATTCGTGTTGCAGGATTGTTTACCCGGCGAGGTTATAACATCGATAGTCTGACAGTCTGTCAAACAGAAGATCCGGAGCTATCGCGAATGACAATCGTCGTTAATGGGGATGATCAAATCATAGAACAGGTACGAAATCAATTAAGCAAACTAGTGGTTGTTCACTCGGTTTCGGATTATACTGGTGAATGTGTTGTTGATCGTGAACTTGCCTTGATTAGGGTTCAAGTCAGTAGTGAAACACGGTCTGCGGTTCTCCAAACAGTGGATATTTTTCGCGGGCGGGTTGTGGATATGGGTAGAACGAATTTAACCGTTGAATTAACCGGAGATATACCCAAAATTGATGCGTTTGTCCACGCAATTCAACCTTATGGATTAATGGAGTTAGTACGCACTGGAAAAGTTGCAATTTTGCGTTCAGAAGCATAG
- the thrB gene encoding homoserine kinase, which produces MLQVKIPATSANLGPGFDCLGMALQLYNRITVETNRPFRITLSGSYKEGIPTDDTNLVWKTMCHFWDLINYPIPNLDLTFENFIPPARGLGSSSAAIVGGLVTANTLAGSPYTKLELLQVANALEGHPDNVTPALYGGVTLSVSTENGVLPRILTQSPNFKAVVTIPNMHLNTKKARGILPDQVHRKDAVFNISHVSLLTEAFIRGDYSLLKEGMRDTLHQNQRAALIPGLLETLEAALETGAYGSALSGSGPTLLALIPDNLEKDVPLSMTKALERHGINATALVLDIDTSGAFTSLI; this is translated from the coding sequence ATGTTGCAAGTTAAGATACCAGCCACTTCTGCCAATCTCGGACCTGGATTTGATTGTTTGGGCATGGCTCTTCAGTTATACAATAGAATTACAGTAGAAACCAACCGACCTTTTAGAATTACTTTATCAGGCTCTTACAAAGAGGGCATCCCAACGGATGATACTAACCTGGTCTGGAAAACTATGTGCCATTTTTGGGATCTCATTAATTACCCTATCCCTAATCTCGACTTAACCTTTGAAAACTTCATTCCTCCTGCCAGAGGTTTAGGAAGTAGTTCAGCTGCCATTGTCGGAGGACTCGTGACCGCCAACACTTTAGCAGGATCTCCTTACACAAAGTTAGAGCTTCTTCAGGTAGCCAACGCTCTTGAAGGGCACCCTGACAATGTTACTCCGGCTTTATATGGAGGAGTTACTTTATCAGTTTCTACTGAAAACGGAGTACTTCCAAGAATTCTAACTCAGTCTCCTAACTTTAAAGCAGTTGTGACTATCCCCAATATGCACCTAAACACCAAAAAAGCGCGTGGGATCTTACCGGATCAGGTACATCGTAAGGATGCCGTTTTTAATATCTCCCACGTCTCCTTACTTACTGAAGCTTTTATTCGAGGAGACTATTCTCTCTTAAAAGAAGGTATGCGTGATACACTTCACCAAAATCAACGCGCTGCTCTAATTCCCGGATTACTGGAAACACTTGAAGCAGCTCTCGAAACAGGTGCCTATGGCTCTGCCTTAAGTGGATCCGGCCCAACGCTGTTGGCCTTAATCCCGGATAACCTCGAAAAAGATGTTCCTTTAAGCATGACGAAGGCGTTAGAGCGGCATGGAATAAACGCCACGGCTTTGGTTCTGGATATCGATACCAGCGGGGCATTCACTTCCTTAATCTAG
- the ilvB gene encoding biosynthetic-type acetolactate synthase large subunit, translating to MSEEEKTGLLGAHILLNALQQEGVDVIFGYPGGVLLPLYDALLDSPIRHVLGRHEQGVVFAADGYSRVTGKVGVCLGTSGPGATNLVTGIANAFLDSIPMVVLTGQVPTSSIGSDSFQEVDIIGITMPITKHSYLVKDARDLPRIVREAFYIARTGRPGPVLIDLPKDVLAAENVVPFSNEMKLKGYKAFGQANNGKIEEVVKVLSESRKPVLYAGGGVVTAGAEDVLRQFIDKTSIPLVTTLMGTGSLPFEHPNSLGMVGMHGTVTANYAVDDCDLLIAVGVRFDDRVTSGIGHRFATKAKVIHIDIDPVEIRKVVKTDIQIVGDARQVITEMLEVLPAFPVPQVTEWWKQLHDWKANHTLEYDKDRLTPQMVIQCLGEVAGGETIVTTDVGQHQMWAAQYYPAVNPRNYATSCGLGVMGYGLPSAIGAQIARPNEKVVVITGDGSFQMSIQELGTIAQNKLPIKIVLLNNGVLGMVRQMQKMFYAERYSQISLQGSPDFVKVAEAYGIHGIHVNSFEQVRGALEEAFNHPGPVLVEIAISENENVLPMVPPGKLITEMIVR from the coding sequence ATGAGTGAAGAAGAAAAAACAGGATTACTTGGCGCTCATATCTTATTAAATGCCTTACAGCAAGAAGGTGTTGACGTCATCTTTGGTTATCCCGGAGGGGTATTGCTTCCACTGTATGACGCTCTCTTAGATAGTCCGATTCGTCATGTATTGGGACGGCATGAACAGGGAGTTGTTTTTGCGGCGGATGGTTATTCCAGAGTAACTGGGAAAGTAGGAGTTTGCTTAGGGACATCAGGTCCGGGAGCCACAAATCTGGTAACCGGTATCGCCAATGCTTTCTTAGATTCCATCCCTATGGTTGTCCTGACTGGGCAGGTTCCCACAAGCTCTATTGGCTCCGATTCATTTCAAGAGGTAGATATTATTGGAATTACAATGCCTATCACAAAACATTCATATTTGGTTAAAGACGCCAGGGATCTGCCAAGGATTGTCAGAGAGGCTTTTTATATAGCTCGTACCGGTCGTCCCGGGCCTGTTCTTATTGATTTGCCCAAAGATGTTCTAGCTGCTGAAAACGTTGTTCCTTTTTCTAATGAAATGAAGTTAAAAGGGTATAAAGCGTTTGGTCAAGCTAACAATGGAAAGATTGAAGAAGTGGTTAAAGTACTTTCGGAGTCTCGAAAGCCTGTGTTATATGCGGGGGGCGGAGTTGTTACCGCCGGGGCGGAAGATGTTTTGAGGCAATTTATAGATAAAACATCTATCCCATTGGTTACTACCTTGATGGGAACCGGAAGCCTTCCTTTTGAACATCCTAACTCATTAGGTATGGTAGGAATGCATGGAACAGTGACAGCCAACTATGCTGTGGACGATTGTGATTTGTTAATTGCGGTGGGTGTGCGTTTTGATGACCGTGTAACAAGCGGTATAGGGCATCGGTTTGCGACTAAGGCTAAGGTTATTCATATTGATATTGATCCGGTTGAGATCAGGAAAGTGGTAAAAACAGATATCCAAATCGTTGGCGATGCGCGCCAAGTAATAACAGAGATGCTCGAGGTTCTGCCGGCTTTTCCGGTTCCTCAAGTTACAGAGTGGTGGAAACAGCTGCACGACTGGAAGGCGAATCATACTCTGGAGTATGACAAAGACAGACTTACCCCTCAGATGGTCATTCAGTGTCTCGGGGAAGTAGCCGGCGGAGAAACTATTGTCACCACAGATGTTGGACAGCATCAAATGTGGGCCGCTCAGTATTATCCTGCAGTAAACCCGCGCAATTATGCAACCAGCTGCGGTCTTGGCGTTATGGGTTATGGCTTACCTTCAGCTATAGGAGCACAAATTGCACGTCCCAATGAAAAAGTTGTAGTAATAACCGGTGATGGGTCTTTCCAAATGTCGATTCAAGAGTTGGGTACGATTGCTCAGAATAAACTTCCTATTAAGATTGTCCTTCTGAATAATGGAGTTCTTGGTATGGTTCGACAAATGCAAAAAATGTTTTATGCTGAGCGTTATAGTCAAATCAGTCTTCAAGGCAGCCCTGACTTTGTTAAGGTGGCAGAAGCCTATGGTATCCATGGCATTCATGTCAATTCCTTCGAACAGGTTCGCGGCGCTCTTGAGGAAGCGTTTAATCATCCCGGACCAGTGCTGGTGGAGATTGCTATCTCAGAAAATGAAAATGTTTTACCTATGGTTCCCCCAGGTAAACTTATTACTGAAATGATTGTGAGGTAA
- a CDS encoding NAD(P)/FAD-dependent oxidoreductase: protein MSEELNGLKEHYELAIIGCGPAGLSAALNAKIRNRDFVLLGSEVCSPKLSKAPQVDNWLGTPEIGGEELRQRFLDHVMEKDIPIKYFKVTNIYPGPPYTLMGKDQSFEADSVIIATGVSAEKLFSGEAELLGRGVGYCATCDGPLYKDKQVAIISYNQEGEDEANYMVNICSKVYYIPYYTDIVKVDSRVEIKKGKVKEIIGNQKVEKLDLGNEQLEVEGVFILRDTLPAEQLISGLEMEDSAIKVNHKLETSMPGLFAAGDCTGQPYQLIKAAGEGGTAALQAVKYLDSLKSTNPVDQTSNEVVPIH from the coding sequence ATGTCTGAAGAACTCAATGGTTTAAAAGAACACTACGAATTAGCCATTATCGGTTGTGGACCAGCAGGCTTATCTGCAGCTCTTAATGCTAAGATTCGGAATCGAGATTTTGTTTTACTTGGATCTGAAGTGTGTAGTCCCAAACTCTCCAAAGCCCCACAAGTTGACAACTGGCTTGGAACCCCAGAAATAGGGGGCGAGGAACTTCGTCAGCGCTTCCTGGATCACGTAATGGAAAAAGACATTCCCATTAAATATTTTAAAGTGACAAATATTTATCCCGGGCCGCCTTATACGCTTATGGGCAAAGATCAATCCTTTGAGGCGGATTCCGTGATTATTGCCACAGGGGTATCCGCGGAAAAGCTATTTTCGGGAGAAGCTGAATTATTAGGCCGTGGGGTAGGATATTGTGCTACTTGTGATGGACCTCTTTACAAGGATAAACAAGTTGCTATTATTTCCTATAATCAAGAAGGGGAAGATGAAGCAAATTATATGGTGAATATTTGTTCGAAAGTTTACTATATCCCCTATTACACTGATATTGTTAAAGTTGATTCCCGAGTTGAGATTAAAAAGGGTAAGGTTAAAGAAATCATTGGGAATCAAAAGGTGGAAAAGCTTGACCTTGGGAATGAACAATTGGAGGTTGAGGGCGTCTTTATCTTACGTGATACCTTACCTGCAGAACAACTAATCTCCGGTCTTGAAATGGAGGACTCGGCGATTAAGGTTAATCATAAATTAGAGACAAGTATGCCGGGGTTATTTGCAGCAGGAGACTGTACAGGGCAGCCGTATCAATTGATTAAGGCAGCCGGAGAAGGAGGAACGGCTGCTTTGCAGGCAGTAAAATATTTAGATAGCTTAAAATCTACGAATCCTGTTGATCAAACCTCTAATGAGGTGGTACCAATCCACTAA
- a CDS encoding homoserine dehydrogenase, with protein sequence MSIKIGILGLGTVGCGVVQVLQQNAKDIQTRTHCDLQIKAILDRDLHRKRDVSGDFLLTDQPEEVLHDPEIDIIIEVMGGIEPARTFILEALKHGKNVVTANKDLIAVHGHELLDAANEAGKDLYFEASVGGGIPIIAALKESLSANKITHLLGIINGTTNYILTAMAEQGREYAEVLAEAQQLGYAEANPSSDVDGLDAARKLAILASIAFNSRVALNDVFVEGISKITREDLTYAAELGCTIKLLAVAKHQDEGIEVRVHPAILPLTHPLASVNGVFNAIYVVGDAVGETMFYGRGAGSLPTGSAIVSDVMRIARNLKSNSMSSINCTCYLDLPLKSSSDFYTAFYIRLLVKDEPRVLATLALLFAEANISFASIIQKQRGKDQAEIVLVTHPCREGALQEALDSVKAYSKVLSIDNVIRFEKDYPES encoded by the coding sequence ATGTCCATTAAAATAGGTATATTAGGTCTAGGCACTGTAGGATGCGGTGTGGTACAAGTATTGCAACAAAATGCTAAAGATATACAGACCCGTACTCATTGCGATCTTCAGATAAAGGCAATCCTTGACCGTGACCTTCATCGTAAGCGAGATGTCAGCGGCGATTTTCTGCTGACAGATCAGCCCGAAGAAGTTCTCCATGATCCTGAAATAGACATTATTATTGAGGTAATGGGCGGTATCGAGCCTGCTCGAACCTTTATCCTAGAAGCTTTGAAACACGGAAAAAATGTGGTTACTGCTAATAAAGATCTTATAGCAGTTCACGGTCACGAATTGCTTGACGCAGCCAATGAAGCCGGGAAAGACTTGTATTTTGAAGCAAGTGTCGGAGGTGGAATTCCGATTATTGCAGCACTTAAAGAATCTCTTTCAGCCAATAAAATTACTCATTTACTTGGCATCATTAATGGCACGACCAACTATATTCTTACTGCAATGGCTGAACAGGGGCGTGAGTATGCGGAAGTTCTTGCCGAAGCCCAGCAACTAGGGTATGCCGAAGCCAATCCTTCATCTGATGTGGATGGCTTAGATGCTGCGCGTAAACTGGCTATTCTGGCTTCTATAGCCTTCAATTCGCGAGTTGCTCTTAATGACGTCTTTGTAGAGGGCATTTCAAAAATTACTCGTGAGGACTTAACCTACGCTGCTGAACTGGGGTGTACAATTAAGCTTTTAGCTGTGGCTAAACATCAGGATGAAGGAATTGAGGTTCGCGTTCACCCGGCTATATTGCCTCTCACCCATCCCCTTGCTTCAGTAAATGGTGTTTTTAACGCTATTTATGTCGTTGGAGATGCTGTTGGGGAAACAATGTTTTATGGGCGCGGTGCTGGTTCATTGCCTACGGGGAGTGCAATCGTCTCGGATGTTATGCGCATTGCCCGCAATCTCAAATCGAATTCCATGTCTTCAATTAATTGTACTTGTTACCTGGACTTACCTCTCAAATCCTCCTCAGATTTTTATACTGCCTTTTATATACGTCTGCTTGTCAAAGACGAACCCCGTGTCCTGGCAACTCTGGCTTTACTTTTTGCTGAAGCGAACATTAGCTTTGCTTCCATTATCCAAAAACAACGAGGTAAGGATCAGGCAGAAATAGTCCTGGTAACTCACCCTTGTCGTGAAGGTGCACTCCAGGAGGCCCTGGATTCTGTTAAGGCCTACAGCAAAGTCCTTAGCATTGATAACGTTATCCGTTTTGAAAAAGATTATCCAGAATCATAA
- the ilvE gene encoding branched-chain-amino-acid transaminase, translated as MGMLIYLNGSFVAEEDAKVSVFDHGFLYGDGIFEGIRAYHGRVFKLEEHLKRLYESAKSINLSIGIDKEAMAEVVLETLRKNDLKDAYIRLVVSRGKGDLGLDPNNCSNATVICIAAQIKLFEQTMYEQGLNVKTVAIRRNNPDSLNPRIKSLNYLNNVLAKIECTQAGVIEAIMLTQDGYVAEGTADNIFIYRNNVLLTPPLSAGILEGITRNTVIQLAQDLDIEVKEMLFTRHDMYTADECFLTGTAAELIPVRIVDGREIGLGKPGAIFKQLLKEFRALTQVNGPEIYCM; from the coding sequence ATAGGAATGCTCATTTATCTAAATGGTTCTTTTGTTGCTGAAGAAGATGCCAAAGTTTCAGTTTTTGATCATGGCTTTTTATATGGAGACGGCATTTTTGAGGGGATTAGGGCATATCACGGTAGAGTGTTTAAATTAGAAGAACATTTAAAACGCCTTTATGAATCAGCTAAATCTATTAATCTTAGCATCGGGATCGATAAGGAAGCTATGGCTGAGGTTGTCCTGGAAACACTCCGCAAAAATGATTTAAAAGATGCCTACATTCGCCTGGTCGTTTCACGAGGAAAAGGAGATCTGGGACTTGACCCCAATAATTGTTCGAATGCCACGGTTATTTGTATAGCAGCACAAATTAAGCTTTTTGAGCAAACTATGTATGAGCAAGGGCTAAATGTGAAAACCGTTGCAATTAGAAGGAATAATCCGGATTCTTTAAATCCCAGAATCAAATCCCTTAATTATCTTAACAATGTTTTAGCTAAAATAGAATGTACTCAAGCGGGAGTTATAGAAGCGATTATGCTCACTCAAGACGGTTATGTCGCAGAGGGGACAGCGGATAATATTTTTATCTACCGTAATAATGTTTTGCTCACTCCGCCTCTTTCGGCAGGAATACTAGAAGGTATTACCCGAAATACTGTAATACAACTTGCTCAAGACTTAGATATAGAAGTAAAGGAAATGTTATTTACTCGTCATGATATGTATACTGCTGATGAGTGCTTTCTAACCGGTACAGCTGCTGAATTAATTCCAGTTCGAATTGTCGATGGACGTGAGATTGGGCTGGGGAAACCAGGTGCAATATTTAAACAGTTACTGAAGGAGTTTAGGGCTCTTACCCAGGTGAACGGCCCTGAAATATACTGCATGTAA